One window of Rissa tridactyla isolate bRisTri1 chromosome 12, bRisTri1.patW.cur.20221130, whole genome shotgun sequence genomic DNA carries:
- the MYH7B gene encoding myosin-7B isoform X2, which produces MEAFGNAKTIRNDNSSRFGKFIRIHFGPSGKLASADIDIYLLEKSRVIFQQPKERSYHIYYQILSGKKPELQDMLLLSLNPYDYHFCSQGVTTVDNLDDGEELMATDHAMDILGFSNDEKYGSYKIVGAIMHFGNMKFKQKQREEQAEADGTESADKAAYLMGISSADLIKGLLHPRVKVGNEYVTKGQNVEQVVYAVGALAKATYDRMFKWLVTRINKTLDTKLARQFFIGVLDIAGFEIFDFNSFEQLCINFTNEKLQQFFNHHMFVLEQEEYKKEGIEWVFIDFGLDLQACIDLIEKPLGILSILEEECMFPKASDMSFKAKLYDNHIGKSPNFQKPRPDKKRKYEAHFELVHYAGVVPYNIIGWLDKNKDPLNETVVSVFQKSQNKLLASLYENYVGSTSEEPHKPGTKEKRKKAASFQTVSQLHKENLNKLMTNLRSTQPHFVRCIIPNETKTPGAMDAFLVLHQLRCNGVLEGIRICRKGFPNRILYADFKQRYRILNPAAIPDDKFVDSRKATEKLLSSLELDHSQYKFGHTKVFFKAGLLGLLEEMRDERLAKILTMLQARIRGHLMRIEYQKIISRREALYTIQWNIRAFNAVKNWSWMKLFFKIKPLLKSAQTEKEMSNLKEEFQKLKEALEKSEAKRKELEEKQVSMIQEKNDLALQLQAEQDNLADAEERCDLLIKSKIQLEAKVKELTERLEDEEEMNSDLTAKRRKLEDECAELKKDIDDLEITLAKVEKEKHATENKVKNLIEEMAALDEIIAKLTKEKKALQEAHQQALDDLQAEEDKVNTLTKAKVKLEQQVDDLESSLEQEKKVRMDLERAKRKLEGDLKLTQESVMDLENDKQQLEEKLKKKDFEMSQLNSRIEDGQVTEAQLQKKIKELQARIEELEEELEAERAARAKVEKQRAEVSRELEELSERLEEAGGATATQLEMNKKREAEFLKLRRDLEEATLQHESTAAALRKKHADSVAELSEQIDNLQRVKQKLEKEKSEMKMEVDDLTSNIEYLTKNKANAEKLCRTYEDQLSEAKSKVDELQRQLTDVSTQRGRLQTENGELSRLLEEKESFINQLSRGKTSFTQNIEELKRQLEEETKSKNALAHALQASRHDCDLLREQYEEEVEAKSELQRNLSKANAEVAQWRTKYETDAIQRTEELEEAKKKLAIRLQEAEEAVEAAHAKCSSLEKTKHRLQTEIEDLSVDLERANSACAALDKKQRNFDRILAEWKQKYEETQAELEASQKESRSLSTELFKLKNAYEESLDNLETLKRENKNLQEEIADLTDQISLSGKTIHELEKLKKALESEKSDIQAALEEAEGALEHEESKTLRIQLELNQIKADVDRKLAEKDEEFENLRRNHQRAMDSMQATLDAEARAKNEAVRLRKKMEGDLNEMEIQLSHANRQAAEFQKLGRQLQAQIKDLQIELDDTQRHNDDLKEQAAALERRNNLLLAEVEELRAALEQAERSRKLAEQELLEATERVNLLHSQNTGLINQKKKLETDISQLSSEVEDAVQECRNAEEKAKKAITDAAMMAEELKKEQDTSAHLERMKKNMEQTIKDLQMRLDEAEQIALKGGKKQIQKLEARVRELEGELDSEQKKMAEAQKGIRKYERRIKELSYQAEEDRKNLTRMQDLIDKLQSKVKSYKRQFEEAEQQANSNLVKYRKVQHELDDAEERADIAETQVNKLRARTREAITSKHE; this is translated from the exons ATGGAAGCTTTTGGCAATGCCAAAACCATAAGAAATGACAACTCCTCGCGTTTT GGCAAGTTCATCCGGATCCATTTTGGCCCCTCAGGGAAGCTGGCCTCTGCGGACATCGACATCT ATCTTCTGGAAAAATCAAGAGTGATTTTCCAGCAACCCAAAGAGCGAAGCTACCACATCTACTACCAGATTCTCTCTGGGAAGAAACCAGAGCTGCAAG AtatgctgctgctctccctcaaCCCCTACGACTACCACTTCTGCTCTCAGGGTGTAACAACTGTGGACAACCTGGATGACGGCGAGGAACTCATGGCAACAGAT CACGCCATGGACATCTTGGGCttcagcaatgatgagaaatacGGCTCCTATAAAATAGTGGGCGCTATCATGCACTTTGGCAACATGAAGTTCAAGCAAAAGCAGCGAGAAGAGCAGGCAGAGGCTGACGGCACTGAAA GTGCTGACAAAGCTGCCTACCTCATGGGAATCAGCTCAGCTGACCTCATCAAGGGCTTGCTCCATCCTCGTGTGAAAGTGGGCAATGAATACGTGACCAAAGGTCAGAACGTGGAACAG GTTGTCTATGCCGTGGGAGCCCTGGCTAAAGCCACCTATGATCGCATGTTCAAGTGGCTGGTGACTCGGATCAACAAGACCCTAGACACCAAGCTGGCCAGACAGTTCTTCATCGGAGTACTGGACATTGCAGGCTTTGAGATCTTTGAC TTCAACAGCTTTGAGCAGCTGTGCATCAACTTCACCAATGAGAAGCTGCAACAGTTCTTCAACCACCACATGTTTGTTCTGGAGCAAGAAGAATACAAGAAGGAAGGCATCGAATGGGTCTTCATTGACTTTGGCCTGGACCTGCAGGCTTGCATCGACCTGATTGAGAAG CCACTGGGAATCCTGTCCATCCTTGAAGAGGAGTGCATGTTCCCGAAAGCCTCTGACATGTCATTCAAAGCTAAGCTCTATGACAACCACATTGGGAAGTCGCCCAACTTCCAGAAGCCCCGACCAGATAAAAAACGGAAATATGAGGCCCACTTTGAGCTGGTGCACTATGCTGGTGTG GTGCCATACAACATCATTGGGTGGCTGGACAAGAACAAGGACCCCCTGAATGAGACAGTGGTGTCCGTCTtccaaaaatcccaaaacaagCTCCTGGCCTCCCTCTATGAGAACTATGTGGGCTCTACTTCAG AGGAACCTCACAAGCCAGGGACCAAGGAGAAACGCAAAAAGGCAGCTTCTTTCCAAACAGTGTCGCAGCTGCACAAG GAGAATCTGAACAAGCTGATGACCAACCTGCGCTCCACTCAGCCCCACTTTGTCCGCTGCATCATCCCAAATGAGACAAAGACCCCAG GAGCCATGGATGCCTTCCTGGTACTGCACCAGCTGCGGTGTAACGGTGTCCTTGAAGGTATCCGCATCTGCCGTAAGGGATTCCCCAACAGGATCCTCTATGCAGACTTCAAGCAGCG CTACCGTATCCTGAATCCAGCAGCCATTCCAGATGACAAATTTGTGGACAGCAGAAAGGCcacagagaagctgctgagctCCCTGGAGCTGGACCACTCGCAGTACAAGTTTGGTCATACCAAG GTATTTTTCAAGGCTGGTTTGCTGGGTTTGCTGGAGGAGATGCGAGATGAGCGTCTGGCCAAGATCCTGACCATGCTGCAGGCCAGAATCCGTGGGCACCTCATGCGCATTGAGTATCAGAAGATCATCAGCAGGAG GGAAGCCCTCTATACCATTCAGTGGAACATCCGGGCCTTCAATGCTGTCAAGAACTGGTCCTGGATGAAGCTGTTCTTCAAGATCAAGCCTTTACTCAAGTCTGCTCAGACTGAGAAGGAAATGTCCAACCTGAAGGAGGAGTTCCAGAAGCTGAAGGAGGCTCTGGAGAAGTCCGAGgctaagagaaaggagctggAAGAGAAGCAGGTGTCCATGATCCAGGAGAAGAACGACCTGGCtctccagctgcaggca gagCAAGACAACCTGGCAGATGCAGAGGAACGCTGCGACCTGCTGATCAAGTCCAAGATCCAGCTGGAGGCCAAGGTGAAGGAGCTGACAGAGCGtctggaggatgaggaggagatgAACTCAGACCTCACCGCCAAGAGACGCAAGCTGGAAGATGAGTGTGCAGAGCTGAAGAAGGACATTGATGACCTAGAGATCACACTGGCCAAGGTGGAGAAGGAGAAGCATGCCACAGAGAACAAG GTTAAAAACCTGATTGAAGAGATGGCTGCTCTGGATGAGATCATTGCCAAGCTGACGAAAGAGAAGAAAGCACTACAAGAGGCCCATCAGCAGGCTCTGGATGACCTGCAGGCTGAGGAAGACAAGGTCAACACGCTGACTAAAGCCAAGGTCAAACTGGAGCAGCAGGTGGATGAT CTGGAAAGCTCTcttgaacaagaaaagaaagtccGCATGGATCTGGAAAGAGCAAAGAGGAAGCTTGAAGGAGACCTGAAGTTGACCCAAGAGTCTGTAATGGATCTGGAGAATGAcaaacagcagctggaggagaaacTCAAAAA GAAAGACTTTGAAATGAGTCAACTGAATTCAAGGATTGAAGATGGGCAAGTGACTGAGGCCCAGCTGCAGAAGAAGATCAAGGAGCTGCAG GCCCgcattgaggagctggaggaagagctggaggcTGAGCGTGCTGCCAGAGCCAAGGTGGAGAAGCAGCGGGCAGAAGTGTCacgggagctggaggagctgagcGAGCGGCTGGAGGAGGCCGGTGGGGCGACGGCcacgcagctggagatgaacaaGAAGCGAGAAGCAGAGTTCCTGAAGCTGCGGCGGGACCTGGAGGAGGCAACCCTGCAGCACGAGTCCACGGCGGCTGCCCTGCGGAAGAAGCACGCAGACAGTGTGGCGGAGCTGAGCGAGCAGATTGACAACCTGCAGCGCGTcaagcagaagctggagaaggagaagagcgAGATGAAGATGGAGGTGGATGACTTAACATCCAACATTGAATATCTCACCAAGAATAAG GCCAATGCCGAGAAGCTGTGCCGCACCTATGAGGACCAGCTGAGCGAGGCCAAGTCCAAAGTGGACGAGTTGCAGCGACAACTGACTGACGTGAGCACGCAGCGGGGCAGGCTGCAGACCGAGAACG GGGAGCTGAGtcggctgctggaggagaaggagtcCTTCATCAACCAGTTGAGCCGTGGCAAGACCTCGTTCACACAGAACATTGAGGAACTGAagaggcagctggaggaagagaccAAG AGCAAGAATGCCCTGGCCCATGCCCTGCAAGCCTCTCGGCACGACTGTGACCTGCTGCGAGAGCAGTatgaggaggaggtggaggccaAGAGTGAGCTCCAGAGGAACTTATCCAAGGCCAATGCAGAAGTAGCCCAGTGGAGAACAAAATACGAGacagatgccatccagaggacggaggagctggaggaagccAA GAAGAAGCTGGCCATCCGGCTGCAGGAGGCGGAGGAGGCAGTGGAGGCTGCCCACGCCAAGTGCTCCTCGCTGGAAAAGACCAAGCACCGGCTGCAGACAGAGATCGAGGACCTCTCGGTGGACCTGGAGCGTGCCAACTCAGCCTGCGCTGCCCTGGACAAGAAGCAGCGGAACTTTGACAGGATCCTGGCGGAGTGGAAGCAGAAGTATGAGGAGACCCAGGCTGAGCTGGAGGCATCACAGAAGGAGTCACGCAGCCTGAGCACGGAGCTCTTCAAGCTCAAGAATGCCTATGAAGAGTCCCTGGACAACCTAGAGACCCTCAAGAGGGAGAACAAGAACCTTCAGG AGGAAATTGCTGATCTGACTGACCAGATCAGTCTGAGCGGCAAAACCATCCATGagctggagaagctgaagaaagccCTGGAGAGTGAGAAGAGCGATATccaggcagctctggaggaggctgag GGAGCTCTGGAGCATGAGGAGAGCAAGACGCTGCGCATCCAGCTGGAGCTGAACCAGATCAAGGCTGATGTGGACAGGAAGCTGGCGGAGAAGGACGAGGAATTTGAGAACCTGAG GCGCAACCACCAGCGCGCCATGGACTCCATGCAGGCCACGCTGGATGCAGAGGCCCGGGCCAAGAATGAGGCTGTGCGTCTGAGGAAGAAGATGGAGGGAGACCTGAATGAGATGGAGATCCAGCTGAGCCACGCCAACCGCCAGGCTGCCGAGTTCCAGAAACTGGGCCGCCAGCTCCAGGCCCAGATCAAG GACCTGCAAATTGAGTTGGATGATACTCAACGCCACAACGACGACCTGAAGGAGCAGGCAGCCGCCCTGGAACGCCGCAACAACCTGCTGCTGGCGGAGGTGGAGGAGCTGCGGGCAGCGCTGgagcaggcagagaggagcaggaagctggcggagcaggagctgctggaggccacCGAGAGGGTCAACCTGCTCCACTCCCAG AACACGGGCCTGATCAACCAAAAGAAGAAGCTGGAGACTGACATCTCACAGCTGAGCAGCGAGGTGGAGGACGCAGTGCAGGAGTGCCGTAATGCTGAGGAGAAGGCGAAGAAGGCTATCACAGAT GCTGCCATGATGGCAGAGGAGCTGAAGAAGGAGCAAGACACGAGCGCACACCTGGAGCGGATGAAGAAGAACATGGAGCAGACCATCAAGGACCTGCAGATGCGCCTGGACGAAGCAGAGCAGATTGCTCTGAAGGGGGGCAAGAAGCAGATCCAGAAGCTGGAGGCCAGG GTGCgggagctggagggagagctGGATTCGGAGCAGAAGAAGATGGCTGAAGCCCAGAAGGGCATTCGCAAGTACGAGCGGCGGATCAAGGAGCTGAGCTACCAG GCTGAGGAAGACCGGAAGAACCTGACACGGATGCAGGACCTGATTGACAAGCTGCAGAGCAAGGTCAAGAGCTACAAACGGCAGTTTGAGGAGGCG GAGCAGCAGGCCAACTCCAACCTGGTGAAGTACCGCAAGGTGCAGCACGAGCTGGACGACGCCGAGGAGCGCGCCGACATCGCCGAGACGCAGGTCAACAAGCTGCGCGCCCGCACCAGGGAGGCCATCACCTCCAAG cacgAGTAG
- the MYH7B gene encoding myosin-7B isoform X1 has product MSMLDMTEFGEAAEYLRKSYTEQLKLQTIPFDGKKRAWIPDEKEAYIEVEIKESSGGKVTVETKNKETRVVKEDEVQPMNPPKFDMIEDMAMLTHLNEASVLYNLKRRYSHWMIYTYSGLFCVTINPYKWLPVYTAPVVAAYKGKRRSEAPPHIYSIADNAYNDMLRNRENQSMLITGESGAGKTVNTKRVIQYFAIVAALGDTPGKKLATLATKTGGTLEDQIIEANPAMEAFGNAKTIRNDNSSRFGKFIRIHFGPSGKLASADIDIYLLEKSRVIFQQPKERSYHIYYQILSGKKPELQDMLLLSLNPYDYHFCSQGVTTVDNLDDGEELMATDHAMDILGFSNDEKYGSYKIVGAIMHFGNMKFKQKQREEQAEADGTESADKAAYLMGISSADLIKGLLHPRVKVGNEYVTKGQNVEQVVYAVGALAKATYDRMFKWLVTRINKTLDTKLARQFFIGVLDIAGFEIFDFNSFEQLCINFTNEKLQQFFNHHMFVLEQEEYKKEGIEWVFIDFGLDLQACIDLIEKPLGILSILEEECMFPKASDMSFKAKLYDNHIGKSPNFQKPRPDKKRKYEAHFELVHYAGVVPYNIIGWLDKNKDPLNETVVSVFQKSQNKLLASLYENYVGSTSEEPHKPGTKEKRKKAASFQTVSQLHKENLNKLMTNLRSTQPHFVRCIIPNETKTPGAMDAFLVLHQLRCNGVLEGIRICRKGFPNRILYADFKQRYRILNPAAIPDDKFVDSRKATEKLLSSLELDHSQYKFGHTKVFFKAGLLGLLEEMRDERLAKILTMLQARIRGHLMRIEYQKIISRREALYTIQWNIRAFNAVKNWSWMKLFFKIKPLLKSAQTEKEMSNLKEEFQKLKEALEKSEAKRKELEEKQVSMIQEKNDLALQLQAEQDNLADAEERCDLLIKSKIQLEAKVKELTERLEDEEEMNSDLTAKRRKLEDECAELKKDIDDLEITLAKVEKEKHATENKVKNLIEEMAALDEIIAKLTKEKKALQEAHQQALDDLQAEEDKVNTLTKAKVKLEQQVDDLESSLEQEKKVRMDLERAKRKLEGDLKLTQESVMDLENDKQQLEEKLKKKDFEMSQLNSRIEDGQVTEAQLQKKIKELQARIEELEEELEAERAARAKVEKQRAEVSRELEELSERLEEAGGATATQLEMNKKREAEFLKLRRDLEEATLQHESTAAALRKKHADSVAELSEQIDNLQRVKQKLEKEKSEMKMEVDDLTSNIEYLTKNKANAEKLCRTYEDQLSEAKSKVDELQRQLTDVSTQRGRLQTENGELSRLLEEKESFINQLSRGKTSFTQNIEELKRQLEEETKSKNALAHALQASRHDCDLLREQYEEEVEAKSELQRNLSKANAEVAQWRTKYETDAIQRTEELEEAKKKLAIRLQEAEEAVEAAHAKCSSLEKTKHRLQTEIEDLSVDLERANSACAALDKKQRNFDRILAEWKQKYEETQAELEASQKESRSLSTELFKLKNAYEESLDNLETLKRENKNLQEEIADLTDQISLSGKTIHELEKLKKALESEKSDIQAALEEAEGALEHEESKTLRIQLELNQIKADVDRKLAEKDEEFENLRRNHQRAMDSMQATLDAEARAKNEAVRLRKKMEGDLNEMEIQLSHANRQAAEFQKLGRQLQAQIKDLQIELDDTQRHNDDLKEQAAALERRNNLLLAEVEELRAALEQAERSRKLAEQELLEATERVNLLHSQNTGLINQKKKLETDISQLSSEVEDAVQECRNAEEKAKKAITDAAMMAEELKKEQDTSAHLERMKKNMEQTIKDLQMRLDEAEQIALKGGKKQIQKLEARVRELEGELDSEQKKMAEAQKGIRKYERRIKELSYQAEEDRKNLTRMQDLIDKLQSKVKSYKRQFEEAEQQANSNLVKYRKVQHELDDAEERADIAETQVNKLRARTREAITSKHE; this is encoded by the exons ATGTCTATGCTGGACATGACCGAGTTTGGGGAGGCTGCTGAGTACCTCCGGAAAAGCTACACAGAGCAGCTGAAGCTTCAGACAATTCCGTTCGATG gaAAGAAGCGAGCTTGGATCCCAGATGAGAAAGAAGCTTATATTGAAGTGGAAATCAAAGAAAGCTCTGGTGGCAAAGTCACTGTggaaactaaaaataaagaa ACGCGGGTGGTGAAGGAGGATGAAGTGCAGCCCATGAACCCCCCCAAGTTTGACATGATCGAGGACATGGCCATGCTGACGCACCTCAACGAGGCCTCTGTGCTCTACAACCTGAAGCGCCGCTACTCCCACTGGATGATCTAC ACCTACTCGGGTCTCTTCTGCGTCACCATCAACCCCTACAAGTGGCTGCCCGTCTACACTGCGCCTGTGGTGGCCGCCTACAAGGGCAAGCGGCGCTCCGAGGCCCCCCCGCACATCTACTCCATCGCCGACAACGCCTACAATGACATGCTGCGCA ACCGTGAAAACCAGTCCATGCTCATCAC CGGAGAATCTGGTGCTGGTAAGACTGTAAACACCAAGCGGGTCATTCAGTACTTTGCCATTGTCGCAGCCTTGGGCGACACACCGGGCAAGAAATTA gCAACTCTTGCCACTAAAACTGGG ggCACCCTCGAAGATCAAATCATTGAGGCTAACCCAGCTATGGAAGCTTTTGGCAATGCCAAAACCATAAGAAATGACAACTCCTCGCGTTTT GGCAAGTTCATCCGGATCCATTTTGGCCCCTCAGGGAAGCTGGCCTCTGCGGACATCGACATCT ATCTTCTGGAAAAATCAAGAGTGATTTTCCAGCAACCCAAAGAGCGAAGCTACCACATCTACTACCAGATTCTCTCTGGGAAGAAACCAGAGCTGCAAG AtatgctgctgctctccctcaaCCCCTACGACTACCACTTCTGCTCTCAGGGTGTAACAACTGTGGACAACCTGGATGACGGCGAGGAACTCATGGCAACAGAT CACGCCATGGACATCTTGGGCttcagcaatgatgagaaatacGGCTCCTATAAAATAGTGGGCGCTATCATGCACTTTGGCAACATGAAGTTCAAGCAAAAGCAGCGAGAAGAGCAGGCAGAGGCTGACGGCACTGAAA GTGCTGACAAAGCTGCCTACCTCATGGGAATCAGCTCAGCTGACCTCATCAAGGGCTTGCTCCATCCTCGTGTGAAAGTGGGCAATGAATACGTGACCAAAGGTCAGAACGTGGAACAG GTTGTCTATGCCGTGGGAGCCCTGGCTAAAGCCACCTATGATCGCATGTTCAAGTGGCTGGTGACTCGGATCAACAAGACCCTAGACACCAAGCTGGCCAGACAGTTCTTCATCGGAGTACTGGACATTGCAGGCTTTGAGATCTTTGAC TTCAACAGCTTTGAGCAGCTGTGCATCAACTTCACCAATGAGAAGCTGCAACAGTTCTTCAACCACCACATGTTTGTTCTGGAGCAAGAAGAATACAAGAAGGAAGGCATCGAATGGGTCTTCATTGACTTTGGCCTGGACCTGCAGGCTTGCATCGACCTGATTGAGAAG CCACTGGGAATCCTGTCCATCCTTGAAGAGGAGTGCATGTTCCCGAAAGCCTCTGACATGTCATTCAAAGCTAAGCTCTATGACAACCACATTGGGAAGTCGCCCAACTTCCAGAAGCCCCGACCAGATAAAAAACGGAAATATGAGGCCCACTTTGAGCTGGTGCACTATGCTGGTGTG GTGCCATACAACATCATTGGGTGGCTGGACAAGAACAAGGACCCCCTGAATGAGACAGTGGTGTCCGTCTtccaaaaatcccaaaacaagCTCCTGGCCTCCCTCTATGAGAACTATGTGGGCTCTACTTCAG AGGAACCTCACAAGCCAGGGACCAAGGAGAAACGCAAAAAGGCAGCTTCTTTCCAAACAGTGTCGCAGCTGCACAAG GAGAATCTGAACAAGCTGATGACCAACCTGCGCTCCACTCAGCCCCACTTTGTCCGCTGCATCATCCCAAATGAGACAAAGACCCCAG GAGCCATGGATGCCTTCCTGGTACTGCACCAGCTGCGGTGTAACGGTGTCCTTGAAGGTATCCGCATCTGCCGTAAGGGATTCCCCAACAGGATCCTCTATGCAGACTTCAAGCAGCG CTACCGTATCCTGAATCCAGCAGCCATTCCAGATGACAAATTTGTGGACAGCAGAAAGGCcacagagaagctgctgagctCCCTGGAGCTGGACCACTCGCAGTACAAGTTTGGTCATACCAAG GTATTTTTCAAGGCTGGTTTGCTGGGTTTGCTGGAGGAGATGCGAGATGAGCGTCTGGCCAAGATCCTGACCATGCTGCAGGCCAGAATCCGTGGGCACCTCATGCGCATTGAGTATCAGAAGATCATCAGCAGGAG GGAAGCCCTCTATACCATTCAGTGGAACATCCGGGCCTTCAATGCTGTCAAGAACTGGTCCTGGATGAAGCTGTTCTTCAAGATCAAGCCTTTACTCAAGTCTGCTCAGACTGAGAAGGAAATGTCCAACCTGAAGGAGGAGTTCCAGAAGCTGAAGGAGGCTCTGGAGAAGTCCGAGgctaagagaaaggagctggAAGAGAAGCAGGTGTCCATGATCCAGGAGAAGAACGACCTGGCtctccagctgcaggca gagCAAGACAACCTGGCAGATGCAGAGGAACGCTGCGACCTGCTGATCAAGTCCAAGATCCAGCTGGAGGCCAAGGTGAAGGAGCTGACAGAGCGtctggaggatgaggaggagatgAACTCAGACCTCACCGCCAAGAGACGCAAGCTGGAAGATGAGTGTGCAGAGCTGAAGAAGGACATTGATGACCTAGAGATCACACTGGCCAAGGTGGAGAAGGAGAAGCATGCCACAGAGAACAAG GTTAAAAACCTGATTGAAGAGATGGCTGCTCTGGATGAGATCATTGCCAAGCTGACGAAAGAGAAGAAAGCACTACAAGAGGCCCATCAGCAGGCTCTGGATGACCTGCAGGCTGAGGAAGACAAGGTCAACACGCTGACTAAAGCCAAGGTCAAACTGGAGCAGCAGGTGGATGAT CTGGAAAGCTCTcttgaacaagaaaagaaagtccGCATGGATCTGGAAAGAGCAAAGAGGAAGCTTGAAGGAGACCTGAAGTTGACCCAAGAGTCTGTAATGGATCTGGAGAATGAcaaacagcagctggaggagaaacTCAAAAA GAAAGACTTTGAAATGAGTCAACTGAATTCAAGGATTGAAGATGGGCAAGTGACTGAGGCCCAGCTGCAGAAGAAGATCAAGGAGCTGCAG GCCCgcattgaggagctggaggaagagctggaggcTGAGCGTGCTGCCAGAGCCAAGGTGGAGAAGCAGCGGGCAGAAGTGTCacgggagctggaggagctgagcGAGCGGCTGGAGGAGGCCGGTGGGGCGACGGCcacgcagctggagatgaacaaGAAGCGAGAAGCAGAGTTCCTGAAGCTGCGGCGGGACCTGGAGGAGGCAACCCTGCAGCACGAGTCCACGGCGGCTGCCCTGCGGAAGAAGCACGCAGACAGTGTGGCGGAGCTGAGCGAGCAGATTGACAACCTGCAGCGCGTcaagcagaagctggagaaggagaagagcgAGATGAAGATGGAGGTGGATGACTTAACATCCAACATTGAATATCTCACCAAGAATAAG GCCAATGCCGAGAAGCTGTGCCGCACCTATGAGGACCAGCTGAGCGAGGCCAAGTCCAAAGTGGACGAGTTGCAGCGACAACTGACTGACGTGAGCACGCAGCGGGGCAGGCTGCAGACCGAGAACG GGGAGCTGAGtcggctgctggaggagaaggagtcCTTCATCAACCAGTTGAGCCGTGGCAAGACCTCGTTCACACAGAACATTGAGGAACTGAagaggcagctggaggaagagaccAAG AGCAAGAATGCCCTGGCCCATGCCCTGCAAGCCTCTCGGCACGACTGTGACCTGCTGCGAGAGCAGTatgaggaggaggtggaggccaAGAGTGAGCTCCAGAGGAACTTATCCAAGGCCAATGCAGAAGTAGCCCAGTGGAGAACAAAATACGAGacagatgccatccagaggacggaggagctggaggaagccAA GAAGAAGCTGGCCATCCGGCTGCAGGAGGCGGAGGAGGCAGTGGAGGCTGCCCACGCCAAGTGCTCCTCGCTGGAAAAGACCAAGCACCGGCTGCAGACAGAGATCGAGGACCTCTCGGTGGACCTGGAGCGTGCCAACTCAGCCTGCGCTGCCCTGGACAAGAAGCAGCGGAACTTTGACAGGATCCTGGCGGAGTGGAAGCAGAAGTATGAGGAGACCCAGGCTGAGCTGGAGGCATCACAGAAGGAGTCACGCAGCCTGAGCACGGAGCTCTTCAAGCTCAAGAATGCCTATGAAGAGTCCCTGGACAACCTAGAGACCCTCAAGAGGGAGAACAAGAACCTTCAGG AGGAAATTGCTGATCTGACTGACCAGATCAGTCTGAGCGGCAAAACCATCCATGagctggagaagctgaagaaagccCTGGAGAGTGAGAAGAGCGATATccaggcagctctggaggaggctgag GGAGCTCTGGAGCATGAGGAGAGCAAGACGCTGCGCATCCAGCTGGAGCTGAACCAGATCAAGGCTGATGTGGACAGGAAGCTGGCGGAGAAGGACGAGGAATTTGAGAACCTGAG GCGCAACCACCAGCGCGCCATGGACTCCATGCAGGCCACGCTGGATGCAGAGGCCCGGGCCAAGAATGAGGCTGTGCGTCTGAGGAAGAAGATGGAGGGAGACCTGAATGAGATGGAGATCCAGCTGAGCCACGCCAACCGCCAGGCTGCCGAGTTCCAGAAACTGGGCCGCCAGCTCCAGGCCCAGATCAAG GACCTGCAAATTGAGTTGGATGATACTCAACGCCACAACGACGACCTGAAGGAGCAGGCAGCCGCCCTGGAACGCCGCAACAACCTGCTGCTGGCGGAGGTGGAGGAGCTGCGGGCAGCGCTGgagcaggcagagaggagcaggaagctggcggagcaggagctgctggaggccacCGAGAGGGTCAACCTGCTCCACTCCCAG AACACGGGCCTGATCAACCAAAAGAAGAAGCTGGAGACTGACATCTCACAGCTGAGCAGCGAGGTGGAGGACGCAGTGCAGGAGTGCCGTAATGCTGAGGAGAAGGCGAAGAAGGCTATCACAGAT GCTGCCATGATGGCAGAGGAGCTGAAGAAGGAGCAAGACACGAGCGCACACCTGGAGCGGATGAAGAAGAACATGGAGCAGACCATCAAGGACCTGCAGATGCGCCTGGACGAAGCAGAGCAGATTGCTCTGAAGGGGGGCAAGAAGCAGATCCAGAAGCTGGAGGCCAGG GTGCgggagctggagggagagctGGATTCGGAGCAGAAGAAGATGGCTGAAGCCCAGAAGGGCATTCGCAAGTACGAGCGGCGGATCAAGGAGCTGAGCTACCAG GCTGAGGAAGACCGGAAGAACCTGACACGGATGCAGGACCTGATTGACAAGCTGCAGAGCAAGGTCAAGAGCTACAAACGGCAGTTTGAGGAGGCG GAGCAGCAGGCCAACTCCAACCTGGTGAAGTACCGCAAGGTGCAGCACGAGCTGGACGACGCCGAGGAGCGCGCCGACATCGCCGAGACGCAGGTCAACAAGCTGCGCGCCCGCACCAGGGAGGCCATCACCTCCAAG cacgAGTAG